From Mytilus edulis chromosome 9, xbMytEdul2.2, whole genome shotgun sequence, the proteins below share one genomic window:
- the LOC139490030 gene encoding uncharacterized protein: MSSKLKTVRAAHRRAVIKLLKKGDPTEEPQQDVVNLKSMMKLIKTKKKTLSDLNEKILESIEEEEEDLDEEIEEVDRYELEIQIGITKIEKFIKQVSVSQSKNQSALNPNVSDFICNNPSVQEHSNQILFNSEQTSLSQSSMPNSTVSSHYNKLPKLNLPTFGGNLLEWSAFWDSYNNSVHENPSLSDVQRFNYLKSQLYGETSQCISGMQMTNTNYNQAIQILHERFGQQHKIVNAYMQNLLNLHAPTPGIRGLKSFNDTIESNIRELEGMGRYQESYGSLLIPLILNKLPCFVRQNITRDHGNDDWDISSLRKAIKKEICIQEAANANPIETDIIPTASFVTETTNKRWKSTGSKDSNNNSSVKIKRPCLFCQNPHHPNECTKITDINARTQIVKEKRVCFNCFGNHKVSECKSKYSCRNCSKKHLSSICRNNLLNENSTSNKNKAVTKPVNEELQSTTETKSAAMHSAVTAHTDILLKTAVAPVCYHDESVMTNILLDEGAQNSFISQELVEKLHIKPTGIVSMQISAFGGKEGDVRNLEKATLSIETERKERIPMEVIIVPKIAVPIHMKKRVNI, from the coding sequence ATGAGTTCGAAACTCAAAACAGTACGAGCCGCACATCGACGAGCAGTAATAAAGCTACTGAAAAAAGGAGACCCGACAGAAGAACCGCAACAAGATGTCGTCAACCTCAAATCCATGATGAAGCTTATCAAAACCAAGAAGAAGACATTGTCCGACCTCAATGAGAAGATTTTAGAATCtattgaagaagaagaagaagacctcGACGAAGAAATTGAAGAAGTTGACAGATACGAGTTAGAGATTCAAATTGGAATAACGAAAATTGAAAAGTTCATAAAACAAGTAAGTGTTAGTCAGTCTAAAAATCAATCAGCTCTTAACCCTAATGTATCAGATTTTATATGCAATAACCCCAGCGTGCAAGAACATTCTAACCAGATACTTTTCAACTCAGAGCAAACAAGCCTAAGCCAGTCAAGCATGCCCAACTCCACAGTGTCAAGTCATTATAACAAATTACCTAAACTCAACTTGCCAACTTTCGGCGGAAATCTATTGGAATGGTCAGCCTTTTGGGATTCCTATAATAATTCCGTACATGAAAATCCTTCATTGAGTGACGTGCAacgatttaattatttaaaatcgcAACTTTATGGAGAAACTAGCCAGTGTATTTCGGGAATGCAAATGACTAATACAAACTATAATCAAGCAATACAAATTCTACACGAGAGATTtggccaacaacacaaaatagtaaacgCATACATGCAAAATTTGCTAAATTTGCATGCACCAACGCCCGGAATTAGGGGACTGAAATCGTTCAATGACACAATAGAAAGTAATATACGTGAATTAGAAGGAATGGGTCGATATCAGGAATCGTACGGAAGCCTATTAATACCACTAATACTCAACAAGCTTCCATGTTTTGTCAGACAAAACATTACTCGAGACCACGGTAATGATGATTGGGATATTTCAAGTTTACGCAAAGcaataaagaaagaaatttgTATCCAAGAGGCCGCTAACGCCAATCCTATTGAAACCGATATTATCCCCACCGCATCGTTCGTGACAGAAACTACAAATAAAAGATGGAAGTCAACAGGGTCTAAAGATAGTAACAACAATAGTTCCGTTAAGATTAAAAGGCCgtgtttgttttgtcaaaaccCGCATCACCCAAATGAATGTACAAAGATCACCGATATAAACGCCCGCACCCAAATCGTAAAGGAAAAACGAGTTTGCTTTAACTGTTTCGGTAATCACAAGGTTTCGGAATGCAAGTCAAAATACAGTTGCCGAAATTGCAGTAAGAAACATCTTAGTAGCATCTGTCGTAATAATTTACTAAATGAAAACTCcacttcaaataaaaataaagccGTAACAAAACCTGTCAACGAAGAGCTACAAAGTACCACAGAAACAAAGAGCGCCGCTATGCATTCTGCAGTTACAGCACATACCGACATTCTATTGAAAACCGCCGTAGCGCCCGTATGTTACCATGATGAAAGTGTTATGACTAACATTCTACTCGATGAAGGCGCCCAGAATTCATTTATTTCTCAAGAACTAGTAGAGAAACTCCATATCAAACCAACTGGTATAGTAAGCATGCAAATTTCTGCATTTGGCGGGAAAGAAGGTGATGTACGCAACCTGGAGAAAGCAACATTATCCATTGAGACCgaaagaaaagaaagaattcCAATGGAAGTAATTATTGTTCCAAAAATTGCCGTACCGATACATATGAAGAAACGGGTAAACATTTAA
- the LOC139490031 gene encoding uncharacterized protein, whose translation MMNVLVAHKPEECDLQKFWEIESSGLEADSNENTKNVQNLMLEYQNSSITFKENKYVAKLPWKQYHPELPTNEYISRRRTQNVIDRLAKDPDMLNLYDKIIKEQEMKDFIEKVPITEIDREHGRIHYIPHHPVKKDSNTTPIRIVYDCSCHGNPDLPSLNDCLSSAPPILNKLTSILTRFRLGKYGITTDIEKEFLQVRLDNDDRDATRFFWLSDSTDPTSELIMYRFKVVLFGATCSPFILNATLLKHLSMNQSKVATILQEDLYVDNVLSSINSEEATIK comes from the coding sequence ATGATGAATGTCTTAGTTGCGCACAAACCCGAGGAGTGCGATTTACAGAAATTTTGGGAAATTGAGTCGAGCGGATTAGAGGCGGATTCTaatgaaaacacaaaaaatgtacaaaacctaATGCTTGAGTACCAAAACTCTAGCATAAcatttaaggaaaataaatatgtCGCAAAACTACCATGGAAACAATATCATCCCGAGTTACCCACTAATGAATATATATCAAGAAGGAGGACCCAGAATGTTATAGATAGGTTGGCTAAAGATCCGGATATGTTAAATCTATACGACAAGATTATCAAAGAACAGGAGATGAAAGATTTCATAGAAAAGGTACCCATTACAGAAATAGATCGCGAGCATGGAAGAATCCACTACATACCACACCATCCCGTTAAGAAAGATTCAAACACGACCCCTATTAGGATTGTATATGACTGCAGTTGCCATGGAAATCCAGATTTACCCAGCCTTAATGACTGCCTATCTTCAGCACCAcctattttaaataaattgacaAGCATTCTTACAAGATTTAGATTAGGAAAATATGGCATCACAACGGACATAGAAAAAGAATTTTTACAAGTAAGACTTGACAATGATGACCGAGACGCCACACGTTTCTtttggttgtccgattcaactgaccCAACAAGTGAATTGATTATGTACAGATTCAAAGTTGTTCTTTTTGGAGCAACGTGTTCGCCGTTTATTTTAAACGCAACATTACTGAAACATTTATCCATGAATCAGAGCAAAGTAGCAACAATTCTACAAGAAGATCTATATGTTGACAATGTACTATCTAGCATTAACTCGGAAGAAGCCACAATTAAATAA
- the LOC139490032 gene encoding uncharacterized protein — MSNSDKLRDLALSEKVLDSDKDTKILAMRWDAESDTISFAETKQSKMDTQLTKRELLRQSPAIYDPLGLLGPITIRAKTLIQELWKKGYAWDETLPKEIENEWTDVKNDILQITTTLKIQRYYFANHDEETSETTLHIFVDASQKAYGASDYLSKGTESTLFVAKNRVAPLKLITLPK, encoded by the coding sequence ATGTCCAACAGCGACAAACTCAGAGATTTGGCCCTATCGGAAAAAGTATTGGATTCAGACAAGGACACTAAAATATTGGCAATGCGTTGGGATGCAGAATCAGATACAATCAGCTTTGCCGAAACAAAACAATCAAAGATGGACACACAGTTGACAAAACGTGAACTTTTGAGACAGTCTCCCGCTATATATGACCCGTTAGGACTACTCGGACCGATAACAATTAGAGCAAAAACACTTATTCAAGAACTTTGGAAAAAAGGATATGCATGGGACGAGACGCTACCAAAAGAAATTGAAAACGAATGGACCGATGTGAAGAATGACATCTTACAGATAACTACGACACTTAAAATACAGAGATACTATTTTGCAAACCATGACGAGGAAACAAGCGAAACTACTCTACACATTTTTGTTGATGCAAGTCAGAAAGCATACGGAGCTTCAGATTACTTGAGTAAAGGCACAGAGTCTACACTTTTTGTCGCGAAGAACCGTGTTGCACCGTTAAAATTGATAACTCTACCAAAATAA
- the LOC139490033 gene encoding uncharacterized protein, with the protein MAAVIGARLSKDVIENLGVKRAVFWSDSQIVLHWLTSSKSLNKFVKNRVSEIKELSETHEWKYVPTEMNPADLQTRGLTASQFEDSTLWMNGPQWLTDECKWPTWTRHVEISTQLSNITGPKTHRSDDKVPSDPQRISQIIDMNRYSDLNKLLTVTGYIFVKELEHISLNPKVKSLPLVQQLRLYLDENGIIRCKGRIQNSSIDENAKFPILLPKNHKLTDFVIMDAHLRNLQTGVGQTITHIRQSYWIPAIRQCVNSVLRKCIQCQKIIGKPYNSPEPPPLPKDRVKDTIPFCTTGIDFAGPLHIKDTSTQPRKVYICLFTCACIRAIHLELVPDFSLNTFILAFRRFISRKGTPQIIYSDNAPTFVAASNALQSQLNLHINLKFIPKGAPWYGGWWERLIGLTKIEKFIKEVSVSQSKNQSALNPDASDFICNNPSVQEHSNQIIFNSEQTSLSQSSMPTSTVSSHYNKLPKLNLPTFGGNLLEWSAFWDSYNNSVHENPSLSDVQRFNYLKSQLYGEASQCISGMQMSFEVEFSFSKLLRQMLL; encoded by the coding sequence ATGGCTGCAGTGATCGGAGCACGACTCTCAAAAGATGTAATCGAAAACTTAGGAGTTAAAAGAGCAGTATTTTGGAGTGATAGCCAAATAGTTCTACACTGGCTTACCTCATCGAAATCGTTAAACAAGTTTGTAAAAAATCGTGTTAGTGAAATTAAAGAACTAAGTGAAACTCATGAATGGAAATATGTACCCACAGAAATGAACCCAGCTGACTTACAAACACGTGGATTAACTGCATCGCAATTTGAAGATTCGACATTATGGATGAATGGACCCCAGTGGTTAACGGACGAGTGTAAATGGCCTACGTGGACAAGACATGTGGAAATAAGCACTCAGCTATCTAATATCACCGGACCAAAGACACACAGAAGTGACGATAAAGTACCAAGTGATCCGCAGCGAATATCACAAATCATAGACATGAACAGGTATTCTGATCTAAATAAACTTTTAACTGTAACTGGATACATCTTCGTGAAAGAGCTAGAACATATTTCGTTAAACCCGAAAGTTAAATCACTACCGCTTGTACAACAGTTACGTTTATATTTGGATGAAAATGGAATCATACGATGTAAAGGCAGAATACAAAATTCATCTATAGACGAAAACGCGAAGTTTCCTATTTTACTACCAAAGAACCACAAACTTACAGATTTTGTCATTATGGACGCACATCTAAGAAATCTACAAACAGGAGTCGGTCAGACAATAACACATATAAGGCAATCTTACTGGATACCAGCAATTCGACAATGTGTGAACAGTGTCTTACGTAAATGCATACAGtgccaaaaaataattggtaaaccGTATAACAGCCCGGAACCACCACCACTACCAAAGGATCGAGTAAAAGACACCATACCATTTTGCACAACTGGGATCGATTTTGCCGGACCTCTACACATCAAGGATACATCAACACAACCGCGAaaggtatatatatgtttattcacaTGTGCATGTATACGAGCTATACATTTGGAACTTGTACCTGATTTTTCATTGAACACTTTTATCCTAGCATTTAGACGTTTTATCAGTCGAAAAGGAACACCACAAATTATTTATTCTGATAACGCGCCTACATTTGTAGCCGCATCAAATGCACTTCAAAGTCAGCTGAATTTACATATCAACTTGAAATTCATTCCGAAAGGAGCGCCGTGGTATGGCGGATGGTGGGAACGTCTAATTGGCTTAACGAAAATTGAAAAGTTCATAAAAGAAGTAAGTGTTAGTCAGTCTAAAAATCAATCAGCTCTTAACCCTGATGCATCAGATTTTATATGCAATAACCCCAGCGTGCAAGAACATTCTAACCAGATAATTTTCAACTCAGAGCAAACAAGCCTAAGCCAGTCAAGCATGCCCACCTCAACAGTGTCAAGTCATTATAACAAATTGCCTAAACTCAACTTGCCAACTTTCGGCGGAAATCTATTGGAATGGTCAGCCTTTTGGGATTCCTATAATAATTCCGTACATGAAAATCCTTCATTGAGTGACGTGCAacgatttaattatttaaaatcgcAACTTTATGGAGAAGCTAGCCAGTGTATTTCGGGAATGCAAATGTCATTTGAAGTGGAGTTTTCATTTAGTAAATTATTACGGCAGATGCTACTGTGA
- the LOC139490035 gene encoding uncharacterized protein, with translation MTLKKVFGKALVSEQSLTTILTEIETIINNRPLTYISSDIRDPEPLTPSHLLHGRIITTTEMHNDKHNANIQELDTITANKLFERKGLLLDHFAKRWSNEYLTGLREYHRASGKHTGQVNIGDVVQLGSESPRLLWKLGTIEDVIKGGDGLIRAAKVRTSRGLVTTRPIVKLYPLEL, from the coding sequence ATGACATTAAAGAAAGTATTTGGTAAAGCACTCGTCAGCGAACAATCTTTGACAACAATACTCACTGAGATTGAAACTATTATAAACAATCGCCCACTTACATATATATCTTCAGATATAAGAGATCCCGAACCCTTGACGCCATCTCATCTTTTACACGGAAGGATTATTACGACCACAGAGATGCACAACGACAAACACAACGCGAATATTCAAGAACTTGATACGATCACAGCAAACAAACTATTTGAGAGAAAAGGACTCTTATTAGACCATTTTGCAAAACGCTGGTCTAATGAATATCTTACCGGATTACGTGAATATCATCGAGCCTCTGGAAAACATACTGGACAAGTTAACATCGGTGACGTAGTTCAACTAGGAAGTGAATCGCCACGACTTTTATGGAAATTAGGAACAATAGAAGACGTCATCAAAGGAGGAGATGGACTTATTCGAGCAGCAAAAGTACGGACTTCTAGAGGACTAGTTACCACACGACCAATTGTGAAGTTATATCCATTAGAACTATAG